Proteins found in one Choloepus didactylus isolate mChoDid1 chromosome 3, mChoDid1.pri, whole genome shotgun sequence genomic segment:
- the LOC119528636 gene encoding LOW QUALITY PROTEIN: DEP domain-containing protein 1A-like (The sequence of the model RefSeq protein was modified relative to this genomic sequence to represent the inferred CDS: inserted 1 base in 1 codon), whose translation MENRGVPPGPYRATKLALPNVTWNEVTTSFQAGMPLRKHRQHFKKYGSCFTAGEEVDWLYDLLRNNNNFGPEVTRQQTIQLLRKFLKNHVIEDIKGRWGSENLDDNNHLFRFPTTSPLKTLPRRHPELRKNSIENLSKDNIFKLRNLSRRTPKKHGLHFSQENTEKIKCESINEDQENSVDNREISQGDVEEVWRYIILIYLQTILGMPSLEEVINPSQVIPQHIMYNMSNTSKHGVVILQDKSDDLLHWVLSAMRCLANWPKSNDMNNPTYVGFEQDISRTIADYFLDLPEPLLTFEFYELFVNILVVCGYDTISDRSSGIHKIQDDPQSSNVLHLNCLNSFKSTECLLLSLLRKDKNKEELESAERLQINDHGFQERCTRKMQLVNLRNRRASANDRMGGSCHNLIGLSSMHVLPSNIKPRCCSLEGIVDMPGVSSKEVSSVFHQSILSIEGQTNKQFIVSNPKQESLSNLHSEENIQKPPCVVFKRTSTLTFQDQEALCSGDCKPKQLCRSQSLLLRSSTRENSYINIPVAEITMKSNYSNHLGQGSTNVQTAMECEPRESSATINKRLCKSTVELSENSFPPASLLTGTQSLLQPHLERVAISALQLCCLLLPPPNRRKLQLLMRMISRMSQNVDMPQLHDAMGTRSLMIHTFSRCVLCCAEEVDLDELLAARLISFLMDHHQEILQVPLYXQIAVEKHLDYLRKGHIKNPTDGLLAPLPTYSYCKQISTQEFDEQKISTSQAAIAELLENIIKNKGLPLKEKRKKLKQFQKEYPLIYQKRFPTTEIEAELFCDKPTIKQPMLILRKTKFS comes from the exons ATGGAGAATCGGGGTGTGCCTCCCGGGCCTTATCGGGCCACCAAGCTG GCACTCCCAAATGTGACGTGGAATGAAGTTACCACATCTTTTCAGGCAGGAATGCCTCTGAGGAAACACAGgcaacactttaaaaaatatggcAGTTGTTTCACAGCAGGTgaagaagtggattggctttatGACTTActaagaaataataacaattttgGTCCTGAAGTTACAAGGCAACAGACTATCCAACTGTTGAGAAAATTTCTTAAGAATCATGTAATTGAAGATATCAAAGGTCGATGGGGGTCAGAAAATCTTGATGACAACAATCACCTATTCAGATTTCCTACAACTTCCCCACTTAAAACTCTTCCAAGAAGGCATCCAGAATTGAGAAAAAACAGCATAGAGAACTTATctaaagataatatttttaaattacgaAACTTATCTCGTAGGACTCCTAAAAAGCATGGATTACATTTCTCtcaggaaaatacagagaaaataaagtgTGAATCAATCAATGAAGACCAAGAAAACTCAGTTGATAAtagagaaataagccagggaGATGTTGAAGAAGTTTGGAGATATATTATTCTGATCTACCTGCAAACCATTTTAGGCATGCCATCTCTGGAAGAAGTCATAAATCCAAGTCAAGTTATTCCTCAACATATAATGTACAACATGAGCAATACAAGTAAACATGGAGTAGTTATACTACAAGACAAATCAGATGACCTCCTTCACTGGGTATTATCTGCCATGAGATGCCTAGCAAATTGGCCAAAAAGTAATGATATGAATAACCCAACTTATGTTGGATTTGAACAAGATATATCCAGAACAATTGCAGATTATTTTCTAGATCTCCCTGAGCCTCTACTTACCTTTGAGTTTTATgaattatttgtgaatattttggtTGTTTGTGGCTACGACACAATTTCAGATAGATCCAGTGGGATACATAAAATCCAAGATGATCCACAGTCTTCAAATGTCCTTCACCTAAACTGTTTGAATTCCTTCAAATCAACTGAGTGTCTTCTTCTCAGTCTGCTTcgtaaagacaaaaataaagaagaattggAGTCTGCTGAGAGACTGCAGATAAATGATCATGGATTTCAAGAAAGATGTACTAGGAAAATGCAACTAGTTAATTTAAGAAACAGAAGAGCAAGTGCTAATGACAGAATGGGAGGAAGTTGTCATAATTTAATAGGCTTAAGTAGTATGCATGTTCTACCTTCTAACATCAAACCAAGGTGCTGTTCTTTGGAAGGAATTGTAGATATGCCAGGGGTTTCAAGTAAAGAGGTCTCCAGTGTCTTCCATCAATCTATTTTGAGCATAGAAGGACAAACTAATAAACAATTTATAGTATCTAATCCCAAACAAGAATCCCTATCAAATCTTcattcagaagaaaatattcaaaaaccaCCCTGTGTTGTTTTTAAGAGAACTTCTACTTTGACTTTTCAAGACCAAGAGGCACTGTGTAGTGGGGACTGCAAGCCAAAGCAGCTCTGTAGATCTCAGAGTTTGCTTTTAAGAAGTAGTACAAGAGAGAATAGCTATATCAATATACCAGTGGCTGAAATTACCATGAAATCAAATTATAGCAATCATCTCGGACAAGGCAGCACAAATGTGCAAACAGCTATGGAATGTGAACCCCGAGAGTCTAGTGCCACAATCAATAAAAGACTCTGCAAAAGTACAGTAGAACTTTCAGAAAATTCTTTTCCTCCAGCTTCTCTGTTGACTGGCACACAAAGTTTGTTACAGCCTCATTTAGAGAGGGTTGCTATCAGCGCACTACAATTATGTTGCTTGTTACTTCCCCCACCAAATCGTAGAAAGCTTCAGCTTTTAATGCGCATGATTTCACGTATGAGTCAAAATGTTGATATGCCCCAACTTCATGATGCAATGGGTACAAGATCACTGATGATACACACTTTTTCTCGGTGTGTCTTATGCTGTGCCGAAGAAGTGGATCTTGATGAGCTTCTTGCTGCAAGattaatttctttcttaatgGATCATCACCAGGAAATTCTTCAAGTACCCTTGT TACAAATTGCAGTGGAGAAACATCTTGACTATTTAAGAAAGGGTCATATTAAAAATCCTACAGATGGACTTCTTGCTCCTTTGCCAACTTACTCATACTGTAAGCAGATTAGTACACAGGAGTTTGATGAACAAAAAATTTCTACCTCTCAAGCTGCAATTGCAGAACTTTTagagaatattattaaaaataagggTCTGCCTcttaaggagaaaaggaaaaaactaaaacagtttCAGAAGGAATATCCCTTGATATATCAGAAAAGATTTCCAACCACAGAGATTGAAGCAGAACTTTTTTGTGACAAGCCTACAATCAAGCAACCAATGCTCATTTTAAGAAAAACCAAATTTTCGTAG